In Niallia sp. FSL W8-0635, one genomic interval encodes:
- a CDS encoding branched-chain amino acid aminotransferase, which produces MTEQTITVTLAKEKKPKPDPSTLVFGKVFTDHMFMMDYSIDKGWHDAQILPYQPITLDPASVIFHYGQAVFEGLKAYLTAEGKVLLFRPEKNMERLNKSNDRLCIPEIDEEFALNALKQLINIDREWIPNGEGTSLYIRPFIISTQPYLGVAASVSYKFMIILSPVGSYYKEGVKPVKIFVENEYVRAVAGGTGSAKTAGNYAASLKAQQIATEKGYSQVLWLDGVEKKYIEEVGAMNVFFKINGEVVTPQLNGSILEGVTRRSIMELLQYWNIPVTERRITIAEIFEAHKNGQLEEAFGTGTAAVISPIGEFFWNEEKIVLNNGETGELATKLYDTITDIQNGRQEDPFGWTVEVK; this is translated from the coding sequence GTGACAGAACAAACAATCACTGTAACTTTAGCAAAAGAAAAGAAACCAAAACCGGATCCTTCTACATTAGTATTTGGTAAAGTTTTTACTGACCATATGTTTATGATGGATTATTCCATAGACAAAGGATGGCATGATGCACAAATTCTTCCATACCAACCAATTACTTTAGATCCTGCTTCTGTTATTTTCCACTATGGACAAGCAGTTTTTGAAGGTTTAAAAGCTTATTTAACAGCGGAAGGGAAAGTTCTTTTATTTAGACCTGAGAAGAATATGGAGCGTTTAAATAAATCAAACGACAGACTATGTATTCCTGAAATCGATGAAGAGTTTGCGTTAAATGCTTTAAAACAATTGATTAATATCGATAGAGAATGGATTCCAAATGGTGAAGGAACTTCTTTATACATAAGACCATTTATTATTTCTACACAACCATATTTAGGTGTTGCCGCATCTGTTAGCTATAAATTTATGATCATTTTATCTCCTGTAGGTTCGTATTATAAAGAAGGGGTAAAACCAGTGAAAATCTTTGTAGAAAATGAATATGTACGTGCAGTTGCAGGTGGTACTGGTTCAGCAAAGACTGCTGGTAACTATGCAGCAAGCTTAAAAGCACAGCAAATTGCAACAGAAAAAGGCTATTCTCAAGTTCTATGGTTAGATGGTGTCGAAAAGAAATATATTGAAGAAGTCGGCGCAATGAACGTATTCTTCAAAATCAATGGAGAAGTAGTAACCCCTCAATTAAATGGTAGTATTTTAGAAGGTGTAACAAGAAGAAGTATTATGGAATTATTGCAATATTGGAATATTCCTGTTACAGAAAGAAGAATTACAATAGCTGAAATTTTTGAAGCACATAAAAACGGCCAGTTAGAAGAAGCGTTCGGTACAGGAACAGCAGCGGTTATTTCTCCAATTGGTGAATTTTTCTGGAATGAAGAAAAAATCGTCTTAAATAACGGGGAAACAGGAGAATTGGCTACAAAGTTATATGACACAATTACAGATATCCAAAACGGAAGACAAGAAGATCCATTTGGCTGGACTGTCGAAGTGAAATAA
- a CDS encoding Cof-type HAD-IIB family hydrolase has protein sequence MSYKMIVLDMDDTLLTDDHIISDATKKALMLAQENGVKVVLASGRPTYAMQDAAKELKLAEYGSFILSFNGAKITNCKTSEELFSSTLSPETVHALFDLSQRENVWIHTYIQDEIITQQNNPFTEIEAQITGLPIKTVADFKQTVSSPVVKVLMVKEEDHLKEVEATLQAELAEDLSVMRSKPFFLEFTELGVTKGTSLAILIEKLGITREEVIAIGDSYNDVAMIEFAGLGVAMGNAPDDVKELADFVTDTNNNDGVAKVINTFILDAITAKQV, from the coding sequence ATGAGTTATAAAATGATCGTATTAGATATGGATGATACTTTATTAACAGATGACCATATTATTTCAGATGCTACAAAAAAAGCTTTGATGCTAGCCCAAGAAAACGGTGTTAAGGTTGTCCTTGCATCTGGAAGACCAACATATGCTATGCAAGATGCAGCAAAAGAGTTAAAGCTTGCTGAATATGGCAGTTTCATTCTTTCCTTTAATGGAGCGAAAATAACAAATTGTAAAACAAGTGAAGAACTATTTAGCAGTACACTTTCTCCAGAAACCGTTCATGCTCTTTTTGATTTAAGCCAAAGAGAAAATGTTTGGATTCATACGTATATACAGGATGAAATCATTACACAACAGAATAATCCTTTCACTGAAATCGAAGCGCAAATTACCGGCTTACCTATCAAAACCGTTGCGGATTTCAAACAGACTGTTTCATCCCCTGTTGTAAAGGTATTAATGGTGAAAGAAGAAGATCACCTAAAAGAAGTAGAAGCAACGCTGCAAGCAGAGTTAGCAGAAGATTTAAGTGTGATGCGTTCTAAACCCTTCTTCCTTGAATTTACGGAATTAGGAGTTACAAAGGGGACAAGCCTTGCGATCCTGATTGAAAAACTTGGGATTACAAGAGAAGAAGTTATCGCCATAGGAGATAGCTATAATGATGTTGCCATGATTGAATTTGCTGGTCTTGGAGTTGCAATGGGCAATGCCCCTGATGATGTGAAGGAACTTGCAGATTTTGTCACAGATACCAATAATAATGATGGTGTCGCTAAGGTAATTAATACTTTTATCCTTGATGCTATTACTGCTAAGCAGGTGTAA
- a CDS encoding IDEAL domain-containing protein produces MEKYLLNAPKQSVGNVVDSLFAEMVLEKALYDFRKAELKKQIDETLIAGDKEKFYHLTEELKQLTA; encoded by the coding sequence ATGGAAAAGTATTTATTAAATGCACCAAAACAGTCTGTAGGAAATGTAGTTGATTCTTTATTTGCTGAAATGGTATTAGAAAAAGCCCTTTACGACTTTCGAAAAGCTGAACTAAAAAAACAAATTGACGAAACATTAATTGCTGGTGACAAAGAAAAGTTTTATCACTTAACAGAAGAGTTAAAGCAGTTAACCGCATAA
- the pepF gene encoding oligoendopeptidase F, producing MNTYKTREDVADLEKWNLADIYQTEEDWEKDLQLVEKKIEELATFNSNIINGASLLAYLTLSEEVSFIYRKVYAYGMLLLDLDTRNTNAQSLIEKARYVGQKYSSATSFFMPYLLSLEESKLKAYIKEEEGLAYFEKDLFESFRYKKHVLSKEKEEILSELGEALGVPSNVFGMINNADITFGEVTNEDGEKVELTRGMYAKRIESEDREVRKEAYQAYYKPYIGLKNTIATTFSAAVKNNVKTAKLRNYPSALEKSLFGDQVPVSVYNNLIATTRKNLPYMDEYMQFRKKRLQLDELRAYDLSVPLVGEAAKEEISYEEAFQIMIEALKPLGEEYVSVLKSFKENRYLDVRETPGKRSGAYNLGLYGVHPYILLNHRDDLDSLFTLAHECGHGMHSYFSSKHQPQISAGYSIFVAEVASTVNEVLLIRHLLKKEKDPLKREHLLHHFIDSFKGTFFTQVMFSEFEKTVHEQAEKGLPLSLDFFNATYEELFKAYNGNDLVVEEQVKYGWARIPHFYRPFYVYKYATGFASAINIADKLLEGKAKDVENYLDFLKSGSSDYPLELLKKTGVDLTTPEPIDHALTIFHSLVKEVLEK from the coding sequence ATGAATACATATAAGACAAGGGAAGATGTCGCTGATTTAGAAAAATGGAATTTGGCAGATATTTATCAAACAGAAGAAGACTGGGAAAAAGATCTTCAATTAGTGGAGAAAAAAATCGAGGAGCTTGCAACATTTAATAGCAATATTATCAATGGGGCTAGTTTATTAGCATATCTTACTCTATCAGAGGAAGTTAGTTTTATTTATCGAAAAGTATATGCCTATGGAATGCTTCTATTAGATTTGGATACACGCAATACAAATGCACAAAGTCTCATAGAGAAAGCACGTTATGTTGGACAGAAATACAGTAGTGCAACCTCCTTTTTTATGCCCTATTTATTATCTTTAGAAGAAAGTAAGTTAAAAGCATACATAAAAGAAGAAGAAGGGTTAGCCTATTTCGAAAAAGACTTATTTGAATCTTTTCGCTATAAAAAGCATGTTTTAAGCAAGGAAAAAGAAGAGATATTATCTGAATTAGGGGAAGCACTAGGCGTACCGAGCAATGTATTCGGAATGATAAATAACGCAGATATTACTTTTGGAGAAGTAACAAATGAAGATGGAGAAAAGGTTGAATTAACAAGAGGAATGTATGCCAAAAGAATCGAAAGTGAAGATCGAGAAGTAAGGAAAGAAGCATACCAAGCATATTACAAGCCATATATAGGACTGAAAAATACCATTGCTACAACGTTTAGTGCAGCAGTGAAAAACAATGTAAAAACAGCGAAACTAAGAAATTATCCTTCTGCATTAGAAAAAAGTTTGTTTGGGGACCAAGTTCCTGTAAGTGTATATAATAATTTAATTGCGACTACACGAAAGAATTTACCTTATATGGATGAGTATATGCAATTCCGCAAAAAACGACTACAGCTTGATGAACTACGTGCCTATGATTTAAGTGTTCCATTGGTCGGAGAAGCAGCCAAAGAAGAGATTAGCTATGAGGAAGCATTTCAAATAATGATTGAGGCACTCAAGCCATTAGGGGAAGAATATGTTTCTGTATTAAAAAGCTTTAAAGAGAATCGTTATTTAGATGTAAGAGAAACACCAGGGAAACGATCAGGCGCTTATAATTTAGGCTTATATGGTGTTCATCCATATATTCTACTAAATCATCGAGATGATTTAGATAGTTTATTTACACTTGCTCATGAATGCGGACATGGAATGCATTCTTATTTTAGTAGTAAACATCAGCCGCAAATAAGCGCAGGCTATAGCATTTTCGTGGCGGAAGTCGCTTCTACTGTGAATGAAGTATTGTTAATTAGACATTTATTAAAAAAAGAGAAGGATCCACTGAAAAGAGAGCATTTATTACATCACTTCATTGATAGCTTTAAAGGTACGTTCTTTACACAAGTGATGTTCAGTGAATTCGAAAAAACAGTGCATGAACAGGCGGAAAAAGGGCTTCCGCTATCATTGGATTTTTTCAATGCAACCTATGAAGAATTGTTTAAAGCCTATAATGGTAACGATTTAGTAGTGGAAGAGCAAGTGAAATATGGATGGGCAAGAATCCCTCATTTTTATCGTCCGTTTTATGTTTATAAGTATGCAACAGGGTTTGCTTCAGCTATAAATATAGCTGATAAACTATTAGAGGGTAAGGCAAAGGACGTAGAAAATTATTTAGACTTTTTAAAAAGTGGAAGTTCTGACTATCCACTTGAGCTTCTCAAAAAAACTGGTGTCGATTTAACAACACCAGAGCCTATCGATCATGCGCTAACGATTTTTCATTCTTTAGTGAAGGAAGTTTTAGAAAAATAA
- a CDS encoding LysR family transcriptional regulator has protein sequence MELRQLKYFIEVAEREHVSAAAEHLHVAQSAVSRQIANLEDELGVQLFEREGRNVKLTSIGKIFLTHSLAIVKSVDRAIEQVNAYLDPERGSIKIGFPTSLASHLLPTVISAFKEKHPNVKFQLRQGSYHFLTEGVKNRDLDLAFLGPVPTDDFLLTGNILFTEKIFALLPSTHLLSERRSLRLRDLRNDEFVLFPEGYILQKIAIDACKQEGFLPNINAEGEDLDAIKGLVSAGMGVTLLPESTFYDTVPKFTVKIPIEDPIISRTVGIIVPSNRESPPSVQTFRRFVIDFFTILEKYQ, from the coding sequence ATGGAACTGAGACAACTAAAATATTTTATTGAAGTAGCGGAAAGAGAGCATGTATCAGCTGCCGCTGAACATCTGCATGTTGCCCAATCTGCTGTTAGTCGTCAAATTGCAAACTTAGAAGATGAGCTAGGTGTTCAATTATTTGAACGTGAGGGTAGAAATGTAAAGCTGACTTCGATTGGAAAGATATTTTTAACCCATTCTCTTGCTATCGTCAAATCAGTTGATCGTGCTATTGAACAGGTAAATGCCTATTTGGATCCAGAAAGAGGCTCGATAAAAATTGGCTTTCCAACAAGTCTTGCAAGTCATTTACTACCAACGGTTATTTCTGCCTTTAAAGAAAAACATCCCAATGTGAAATTTCAATTACGGCAAGGATCTTATCATTTTTTAACAGAAGGTGTAAAAAATAGAGATTTAGATTTAGCCTTCTTGGGTCCTGTACCTACGGACGATTTTTTATTAACGGGGAACATTTTGTTTACAGAAAAAATCTTTGCCTTATTACCGAGCACGCATTTGTTAAGCGAAAGGAGATCCTTACGCTTACGAGATTTACGCAATGATGAATTTGTTTTATTTCCAGAAGGCTATATCTTGCAAAAAATTGCCATAGATGCTTGTAAACAAGAAGGATTTTTACCAAATATAAATGCGGAAGGCGAGGATTTAGATGCGATTAAAGGATTGGTTTCTGCGGGTATGGGTGTGACGTTGCTACCAGAGAGCACTTTTTATGACACGGTTCCAAAGTTTACGGTGAAAATACCAATTGAAGATCCAATTATCAGTCGAACTGTCGGAATTATCGTTCCAAGCAATCGAGAATCTCCTCCATCTGTTCAAACCTTTCGACGATTTGTCATCGATTTCTTCACGATATTAGAAAAATATCAATAA
- the gltB gene encoding glutamate synthase large subunit, whose translation MTYNQMEKAQGLYRPEFEHDACGIGLYAHIKGEATHDIVTKGLSMLCKLDHRGGQGSDPLTGDGAGLMVQIPDAFFRKELKDINLPERGQYAVGMVFFSKDDPNRDKIETKINEYIAEVGEVLLGWRTVPTEFRKIGKVAQESCPVIRQVFIQSNQTNKDKLAFERKLYIIRKLAEKWGSDEEKEFYFASLSSSTIVYKGLLTSDQVESFYLDVQDPAFVSAFAIVHSRFSTNTFPSWERAHPNRYLIHNGEINTLRGNFNWMKAREQQFVSEVFGADLEKVLPILDSNGSDSSVFDNALEFFILSGRTPAHAAMMMIPEPWTENPHITKQKRDFYEYHSSLMEPWDGPMAITFTDGKQIGAILDRNGLRPARYYVTKDDYIVFSSEVGVVPVEEENILYKERLSPGKMLLIDLEEGRIVSDEELKNSIASEHPYAEWLEEVVRLEENKEEKAETFPDLIARQKAFGYTYEDVQKNLIPVVIEGKDPIGSMGNDTPLAVLSNKPQSLFNYFKQLFAQVTNPPIDAIREQLVTSTLSWLGAEGDLLHPDAKNCHRIQLKTPILSNGDVEQLRANSMTEFTARTIDALFTDDLEESINSLVQKAEEAIAQGVSLLILSDRTMNKEEKAIPVLLAVSALHQDLIKKGLRAKASIIVESGEVREVHHFASLIGFGADAINPYLVYATYNQAIEDGILSLSYEETVARYNTVITEGVVKVMSKMGISTVQSYRGAQIFEAVGIGKEVIDRYFTGTVSQLGGIGIEIIAEEATKRHMLGYQESIDETLDSGSDFQWRKGGEHHAFNPKTIHTLQWACRQGDYGLFKQFSEAANEESMSFLRNLFAFDGSRQPIDINEVESVESIVKRFKTGAMSFGSLSKEAHETLAIAMNRLGASSNSGEGGEDPSRYSLDENGDNRRSNIKQIASGRFGVKSHYLINAKELQIKMAQGAKPGEGGQLPGNKVYPWVAEVRGSTPGVGLISPPPHHDIYSIEDLSQLIHDLKNANRDARISVKLVSKGGIGTIAAGVAKGAADVIVVSGYDGGTGASPKTSIKHTGLPWELGLAEAHQTLMLNGLRSRVVLETDGKLMTGKDVVLAALLGAEEFGFATAPLIVMGCVMMRACHLDTCPVGIATQNPELRYKFAGDPNHIVNFMRFVAEEVRELMAQLGFRTVEEMVGRTDVLNVSTEAKTHWKAKDLDLSKLLYKVDGPRTFQTPQNHKIEESLDIQKILPAVNKAIKNKETLDLHYSIRNTNRVTGTIVGSEISKLYGEAGLPENTINLHFTGSAGQSFGAFIPKGMSLYLTGDANDYIGKGLSGGRIVAKAPAVNSYTAKDNVIIGNVAFYGATSGEAFINGKAGERFAVRNSGASIVVEGIGDHGLEYMTGGEVIILGDVGKNFAAGMSGGVAYVLSKDADQFKTLCNKEMIIFETLEERAEIERVKGLIEKHVALTDSLSGQQILANWDKYVGQFVKVIPKDYKRMIANIQKGLESGLSEEAAAMEAFENNSKQDKKKQTNKITVLVQ comes from the coding sequence ATGACGTACAACCAAATGGAAAAAGCGCAGGGCTTATATAGACCGGAATTTGAACATGATGCATGTGGAATCGGACTGTACGCTCATATAAAAGGGGAAGCGACGCATGACATCGTTACAAAAGGATTAAGCATGCTTTGTAAATTAGATCACCGTGGTGGGCAAGGGAGTGACCCATTAACAGGAGATGGTGCTGGATTAATGGTACAAATCCCAGATGCTTTCTTTCGGAAAGAATTAAAAGATATCAATCTGCCAGAACGTGGCCAATATGCAGTTGGAATGGTCTTTTTCTCAAAGGATGATCCAAATCGAGACAAAATCGAGACAAAAATTAATGAATATATTGCAGAGGTCGGAGAAGTACTTTTAGGTTGGAGAACTGTACCTACTGAATTCAGAAAAATCGGAAAAGTTGCACAAGAAAGCTGCCCGGTAATTCGGCAAGTATTCATTCAATCAAATCAAACAAATAAAGATAAATTAGCGTTTGAACGCAAATTATATATTATCAGAAAATTAGCAGAAAAATGGGGAAGCGACGAAGAGAAAGAGTTTTACTTTGCGAGTCTTTCATCAAGCACAATTGTCTATAAAGGATTATTAACATCTGATCAAGTAGAAAGCTTTTATTTAGATGTTCAAGACCCAGCATTTGTTTCTGCTTTCGCCATTGTGCATTCTCGTTTCAGCACCAATACATTTCCTAGCTGGGAAAGAGCTCATCCAAATCGATACTTAATTCACAACGGAGAAATAAATACATTAAGAGGAAACTTTAACTGGATGAAAGCAAGAGAGCAGCAATTTGTATCAGAGGTTTTTGGAGCAGATTTAGAAAAAGTGTTGCCAATTTTAGATTCCAATGGAAGTGACTCCTCTGTATTCGACAATGCATTAGAATTCTTTATCCTATCTGGGCGCACACCAGCTCACGCGGCAATGATGATGATTCCAGAGCCTTGGACAGAGAACCCGCATATAACAAAACAAAAAAGGGATTTTTACGAGTATCATAGTAGCTTAATGGAACCATGGGATGGACCAATGGCCATTACTTTTACAGACGGAAAACAAATTGGTGCGATTCTTGATCGTAATGGATTACGTCCAGCAAGATACTATGTGACGAAAGATGATTATATCGTTTTTTCTTCAGAGGTTGGCGTTGTACCAGTTGAAGAAGAAAACATCCTTTATAAAGAGCGCTTAAGTCCTGGAAAAATGCTATTGATTGATTTAGAAGAAGGTCGTATTGTTTCCGACGAAGAATTAAAGAATTCAATTGCATCCGAGCATCCATATGCAGAATGGTTAGAGGAAGTTGTTCGCTTAGAGGAAAATAAAGAAGAAAAAGCGGAGACATTTCCTGATTTAATAGCAAGGCAGAAAGCTTTTGGCTATACGTATGAAGATGTGCAAAAAAATCTTATTCCTGTTGTAATAGAAGGAAAAGATCCAATCGGTTCAATGGGAAATGATACGCCGCTAGCTGTATTATCCAATAAGCCACAATCATTATTTAATTATTTTAAGCAGCTATTTGCTCAAGTAACCAATCCGCCAATTGATGCTATTCGCGAACAGCTAGTTACATCAACTCTTTCTTGGTTAGGAGCAGAAGGTGATTTACTTCACCCTGATGCAAAGAACTGTCATAGAATTCAGTTGAAAACGCCTATTTTATCTAATGGTGATGTGGAACAATTGCGAGCTAATTCTATGACAGAATTTACAGCTAGAACAATCGATGCTTTATTTACTGATGATTTAGAGGAAAGCATAAATAGCCTTGTCCAAAAGGCAGAAGAAGCAATCGCCCAAGGTGTATCCTTACTGATTCTTTCTGATCGCACAATGAATAAAGAGGAAAAAGCAATTCCTGTTCTACTTGCTGTAAGTGCATTACATCAAGATTTAATTAAAAAGGGGCTTCGTGCGAAAGCAAGTATTATTGTTGAGTCTGGTGAAGTACGTGAAGTACATCATTTTGCAAGTTTAATTGGTTTTGGTGCTGATGCCATTAATCCATATTTAGTCTATGCAACATATAATCAAGCAATAGAAGATGGCATCTTGTCTCTTTCTTATGAAGAAACGGTAGCTCGATACAATACAGTAATTACAGAGGGTGTCGTTAAAGTAATGTCTAAAATGGGCATTTCTACTGTACAGAGCTATAGAGGTGCACAAATTTTTGAAGCGGTTGGTATTGGAAAAGAAGTAATCGATCGATACTTTACTGGAACTGTCTCCCAGCTTGGTGGTATCGGAATAGAAATTATTGCGGAAGAGGCAACAAAAAGACATATGTTAGGCTATCAAGAATCAATCGATGAAACATTAGATTCAGGAAGTGATTTCCAATGGAGAAAAGGCGGAGAACACCATGCTTTTAATCCAAAAACAATCCATACTTTACAATGGGCATGTCGACAAGGGGACTACGGATTATTCAAACAATTTTCTGAAGCGGCTAATGAAGAAAGCATGAGTTTTTTGCGTAATTTATTTGCTTTTGATGGATCAAGACAGCCGATCGATATTAATGAAGTGGAATCTGTCGAATCAATCGTTAAACGATTTAAAACAGGTGCTATGTCATTTGGATCTCTAAGTAAGGAAGCACATGAAACATTGGCAATTGCGATGAATCGATTAGGCGCAAGCAGTAATAGTGGTGAAGGTGGAGAAGATCCATCCCGTTATTCATTGGATGAAAATGGCGATAATCGCAGAAGTAATATTAAACAAATTGCATCTGGGCGATTCGGAGTTAAAAGTCATTATTTAATCAATGCGAAAGAACTGCAAATTAAGATGGCGCAAGGAGCAAAGCCTGGTGAAGGTGGACAGTTACCAGGAAACAAAGTATATCCTTGGGTTGCAGAAGTACGTGGGTCCACACCAGGTGTGGGATTGATTTCACCACCACCACATCATGATATCTATTCAATTGAGGATTTATCCCAGCTTATCCATGATTTGAAAAATGCAAATAGAGATGCACGTATTTCCGTTAAATTAGTTTCAAAAGGCGGAATTGGGACAATTGCAGCTGGTGTTGCAAAAGGTGCAGCAGACGTTATCGTTGTGAGCGGTTATGATGGAGGTACAGGAGCATCTCCTAAAACGAGTATTAAACATACTGGTCTTCCATGGGAACTTGGCTTAGCTGAAGCTCATCAGACATTAATGTTAAACGGTTTAAGAAGTCGAGTAGTGCTTGAAACAGACGGAAAGCTAATGACAGGGAAAGATGTTGTTCTTGCAGCCCTTCTAGGAGCAGAAGAATTTGGTTTTGCAACAGCTCCGTTAATTGTAATGGGATGTGTGATGATGCGTGCGTGTCATTTGGATACTTGTCCAGTTGGCATTGCAACACAAAACCCAGAGCTACGATATAAATTTGCAGGAGATCCAAATCATATCGTTAACTTCATGCGCTTTGTAGCGGAAGAGGTACGTGAGTTAATGGCACAATTAGGTTTCCGTACAGTGGAAGAAATGGTTGGTAGAACTGATGTGTTAAACGTTAGCACAGAAGCGAAAACGCATTGGAAAGCGAAGGACTTAGATTTATCTAAACTTTTATATAAAGTGGATGGTCCAAGAACGTTCCAAACGCCGCAAAATCATAAGATTGAGGAAAGCTTAGATATTCAAAAGATTCTTCCAGCCGTTAACAAAGCAATAAAAAACAAAGAAACACTAGATTTACATTATTCTATCCGAAATACAAACCGTGTAACAGGTACGATTGTTGGTAGCGAAATTTCGAAGCTATACGGAGAAGCAGGTCTTCCAGAAAATACGATTAATCTTCATTTCACAGGATCAGCTGGTCAAAGCTTCGGAGCGTTTATTCCAAAAGGCATGAGCCTTTATTTAACAGGAGATGCAAATGACTACATCGGCAAAGGGCTATCAGGTGGGAGAATTGTCGCAAAAGCACCAGCAGTAAATTCTTATACAGCAAAAGATAATGTTATTATTGGCAATGTAGCATTTTACGGAGCGACAAGTGGAGAAGCCTTTATTAACGGTAAAGCAGGCGAACGTTTCGCTGTTCGAAACAGTGGTGCAAGTATCGTTGTAGAAGGCATCGGAGACCATGGCTTAGAATATATGACTGGTGGGGAAGTTATTATTTTAGGAGATGTTGGTAAAAACTTTGCAGCTGGTATGTCTGGCGGAGTTGCTTATGTATTATCAAAGGATGCAGACCAATTTAAAACATTATGTAATAAAGAAATGATTATTTTTGAAACACTTGAAGAGAGAGCAGAAATAGAGAGAGTAAAAGGACTAATTGAAAAACATGTAGCTTTAACAGATAGCTTGTCAGGCCAACAAATACTTGCTAATTGGGATAAATATGTAGGACAGTTTGTTAAAGTAATTCCGAAAGACTATAAACGAATGATCGCAAATATTCAAAAAGGCTTAGAAAGTGGCTTATCAGAAGAAGCTGCTGCAATGGAAGCTTTTGAAAACAACTCAAAACAAGACAAAAAAAAACAAACAAATAAAATAACCGTCTTAGTTCAGTAG
- the gltD gene encoding glutamate synthase small subunit: MGKATGFIEFNREEAEERNPLSRLKDFKKYSAPFADDVLQRQGARCMDCATPFCHIGMEIAGSTSGCPIHNLIPEWNDLVYKGRWKEALDRLLKTNNFPEFTGSACPAPCEGSCTVAISDPAVAIKNIERTIIDKGFANGWIQPRIPQKRTGKKVAIIGSGPAGLASADQLNQAGHSVTVYERADRPGGLLMYGIPNMKIEKKDVERRIKLLTQEGIDFITSTEVGKDITAEELREKYDAVILCTGAQKQRDLVMEGRDAEGVHFAMDYLTGVTKSLLDSNLKDRNFIDAEGKDVIVIGGGDTGADCVATALRQKCKSVVQFGKHPKLGLMRTSDNMWPASPNVFTLEYAYEEAEQKFGEDPRQYGIQTKKMVKDENGRLKELHTVSMEKIKQEDGTFIFKEIPGTEKVWPAQLVFIAIGFEGPEQPVLKHFGLETMNRKVAAAYGDFETNLEGVFAAGDARRGQSLIVWAINEGREAARKVDEYLMGASILPTVNA, from the coding sequence ATGGGAAAAGCAACTGGATTCATCGAATTTAATCGGGAGGAAGCGGAAGAAAGAAATCCGCTTTCCCGCCTAAAAGATTTTAAAAAATATTCTGCTCCTTTCGCTGATGATGTCCTTCAAAGACAAGGGGCACGCTGTATGGACTGTGCAACACCATTTTGCCATATTGGAATGGAAATCGCCGGAAGTACATCTGGCTGTCCTATCCATAACTTAATTCCTGAATGGAATGACCTTGTTTATAAAGGCAGATGGAAAGAGGCGTTAGACAGATTATTAAAAACGAATAACTTTCCAGAATTCACCGGTAGTGCATGCCCAGCACCATGTGAAGGTTCTTGTACGGTCGCAATCTCTGATCCTGCCGTTGCGATAAAAAATATCGAGCGCACCATCATTGATAAAGGTTTTGCAAATGGATGGATACAACCGCGAATTCCTCAAAAGAGAACAGGAAAAAAAGTAGCAATTATTGGATCTGGTCCTGCAGGACTTGCTAGTGCGGATCAATTAAATCAAGCTGGGCATTCTGTAACGGTTTATGAAAGAGCAGATAGACCAGGCGGATTATTAATGTACGGTATTCCAAATATGAAAATCGAGAAAAAAGACGTTGAGCGCAGAATTAAGCTTCTTACCCAAGAAGGTATTGATTTTATTACTAGTACAGAGGTAGGAAAAGATATTACAGCAGAAGAATTAAGAGAAAAGTATGATGCCGTCATTCTTTGTACAGGTGCTCAAAAGCAAAGAGATTTAGTCATGGAAGGCAGAGATGCGGAAGGTGTACACTTTGCCATGGACTATTTAACTGGCGTTACAAAAAGTTTACTAGATTCTAATTTGAAAGATAGAAACTTTATTGATGCTGAAGGCAAGGATGTCATTGTTATTGGTGGCGGAGATACAGGTGCCGATTGTGTTGCAACAGCACTTCGCCAAAAATGTAAAAGCGTCGTCCAATTTGGCAAACACCCTAAGCTTGGATTAATGCGCACAAGTGATAATATGTGGCCAGCATCCCCAAATGTTTTTACTTTAGAATATGCTTACGAAGAAGCGGAACAGAAGTTTGGGGAAGATCCAAGACAGTATGGAATTCAAACAAAGAAAATGGTTAAAGACGAAAATGGTAGATTAAAAGAATTACACACCGTTTCAATGGAAAAAATAAAGCAAGAAGATGGAACATTTATTTTTAAAGAAATCCCAGGAACAGAAAAAGTATGGCCAGCACAGTTAGTTTTTATCGCAATCGGGTTTGAAGGACCAGAACAACCTGTATTAAAGCATTTTGGTCTCGAAACAATGAACCGTAAAGTCGCTGCTGCCTATGGTGATTTTGAAACAAATCTAGAAGGTGTTTTCGCAGCAGGCGATGCACGCAGAGGACAAAGTTTAATAGTATGGGCAATTAATGAGGGAAGAGAAGCTGCTAGAAAAGTAGATGAATACTTAATGGGTGCTTCGATTTTACCAACTGTTAATGCTTAA